DNA sequence from the Agrobacterium tumefaciens genome:
ACCCGCTCGACCGGTCGAACGTCCGGGTTGGGGAGGATGTCGAGAATGCGATCGCCCAAGTTAAGTGCCCTCAATACGCGGAGAAGGGTATCGAGCGAGCTGTTCCGGCCAGCCTCCAACCGCTTGATGCTCGGTAGCGAAGCTCCGGCCTCCTGCGCCAGTCGTGCTTGGGTCAGGTTGCGACTGAGGCGAACCCGAGCCAACCTGGTGCCTAGATCGCGCATGGTCGTTTCGATGCTGCCTGTCGGAGATTTTTTATTAGGAATCATAGGTGATCCTTTATAGCAAAATTCTTGGCAATCGTATCATATATGATCCGTTATTACTAGGTATTACAACGAAAAGACATAGGATCAAAAATGATCCCTAATCGATGGATATTCAAATAAAGAACTACTTATGATCCCTTATTTTTAAATAGTGAAATCAGAGGATTG
Encoded proteins:
- a CDS encoding helix-turn-helix domain-containing protein codes for the protein MIPNKKSPTGSIETTMRDLGTRLARVRLSRNLTQARLAQEAGASLPSIKRLEAGRNSSLDTLLRVLRALNLGDRILDILPNPDVRPVERVQHDGHERRRARTQTEAPKKASDWAWVEEDEQ